The following proteins are co-located in the Shouchella hunanensis genome:
- a CDS encoding methylthioribulose 1-phosphate dehydratase has product MTTGQLSLTQKWDELAAIKDELAERDWFPGTSGNLSIKVSTDPLTFLVTASGKDKRKRTSEDFLLVGKDSQPVQTTPLKPSAETVLHQRIYEQTDAGCSLHIHTVDNNLISDLYGDKGEIVFRNQELIKAFQIWEEDGALTVPIVENYADLTKLADAVANRIHPGIYGVLIRNHGITAWGRNGFEAKKHLEAFEFLFSYQLKKELLAR; this is encoded by the coding sequence ATGACTACTGGACAACTTTCTCTTACACAAAAATGGGATGAATTAGCAGCCATTAAAGATGAGCTTGCTGAACGGGATTGGTTTCCTGGTACGAGTGGAAATTTGTCCATCAAAGTATCCACTGATCCTCTCACTTTTCTTGTGACAGCTAGTGGAAAGGACAAACGTAAGCGAACATCTGAAGACTTTCTTCTTGTTGGTAAAGATAGCCAACCAGTTCAAACAACACCATTAAAACCATCAGCTGAAACAGTGCTTCACCAACGCATTTATGAGCAAACGGATGCAGGGTGCTCCCTTCACATCCACACGGTTGATAACAACCTTATTTCCGATCTTTACGGGGACAAAGGTGAGATTGTTTTTCGAAACCAAGAGCTTATTAAAGCCTTTCAAATTTGGGAGGAAGACGGTGCATTAACGGTTCCGATTGTTGAAAATTACGCCGATCTTACTAAGCTTGCAGATGCCGTTGCCAATCGAATTCACCCTGGCATTTATGGGGTGTTAATTCGTAACCATGGCATTACTGCGTGGGGACGAAATGGATTTGAAGCTAAAAAACATTTAGAAGCCTTTGAATTTTTATTTTCATATCAACTAAAAAAAGAGCTGTTGGCACGTTAA
- a CDS encoding 2-hydroxy-3-keto-5-methylthiopentenyl-1-phosphate phosphatase: MTQRQPVLFCDFDGTITTKDNIMAIMAAFAPPEWEEIKNDILAQKRSIRSGVGDMFHLIPSSKKEAIRAFVQQATIRSGFADFVDETNRQNIPLHIVSGGIDFFVEPMLKAYPLNGELYCNGSDFSGDTIHITWPHACDQHCGNDCGCCKPSILRQYPEDSYYRIVIGDSITDLEAAKIADHVFVCGDYLEDKCKALQLPYTRFEQFHTVVDALQTLGVTR; encoded by the coding sequence ATGACGCAACGCCAACCTGTCCTATTCTGTGATTTTGATGGAACCATAACAACGAAAGACAACATCATGGCCATTATGGCTGCTTTTGCTCCACCAGAATGGGAAGAGATAAAAAATGACATACTCGCGCAAAAGCGTTCCATTCGCTCTGGTGTTGGCGACATGTTTCATTTAATTCCTTCTTCAAAAAAAGAAGCGATTCGTGCATTCGTTCAACAAGCAACCATTCGTTCTGGATTTGCCGACTTTGTCGATGAAACCAACCGTCAAAATATTCCCCTTCACATTGTCAGCGGCGGAATTGATTTTTTTGTAGAGCCGATGTTGAAGGCGTACCCATTAAACGGAGAGCTCTATTGCAATGGCAGCGATTTTAGTGGTGACACAATTCACATTACGTGGCCCCATGCCTGTGACCAACATTGCGGAAATGACTGCGGTTGCTGCAAACCATCTATTTTACGTCAGTACCCAGAAGATTCCTATTATCGAATTGTTATTGGGGATTCCATAACCGATCTTGAAGCAGCAAAAATCGCCGACCATGTTTTTGTATGTGGGGACTATCTGGAAGACAAATGCAAAGCTCTTCAGCTCCCTTATACGCGCTTTGAACAGTTCCATACCGTTGTAGATGCCTTACAAACATTAGGAGTGACGCGATGA
- a CDS encoding 2,3-diketo-5-methylthiopentyl-1-phosphate enolase produces the protein MSDVTATYLVPSGGDLHKKAENIALGLTVGSWTNLPTLEKQQLHKHKGVVVDVQDDGKSGILTVRYPSANFSHDIPAILTTVFGKLSLDGTIKLIDLSFSEDVASQFPGPSFGIEGIRELIGVYDRPLVMSIFKGMIGKGLDEFEQQLYAQACGGVDLVKDDEILFDNPLTPFEERVKRGKRILDQVEQETGKRVLYAVNLSGRTYELREKARQAKQLGASALLLNVFAYGLDVLQALAEDPDIQLPIMAHPAVSGALTASDEYGISNKVLLGTLLRAAGADLVLFPSPYGNVALKKKETTAIASALTESTVYRPSFPVPSAGIHPGLVPQLVEDFGKESVINAGGGVHGHPHGAAAGATAFRQAIDAVLTNSQLTDAAYKKTELAAALEQWGGKG, from the coding sequence ATGAGCGATGTGACAGCGACTTATCTTGTTCCAAGTGGTGGAGATTTACATAAAAAAGCAGAAAACATTGCTCTTGGACTAACGGTTGGTTCATGGACGAACTTGCCAACACTTGAAAAGCAACAACTTCACAAGCATAAAGGTGTGGTTGTAGATGTTCAAGACGACGGTAAAAGTGGAATTCTTACAGTGCGCTACCCCTCAGCCAATTTCAGCCATGACATTCCCGCTATTTTAACAACCGTTTTTGGGAAACTGTCATTAGATGGCACCATTAAGCTCATTGATCTCTCGTTTAGCGAAGATGTTGCTAGCCAATTCCCCGGACCATCCTTTGGAATAGAAGGTATTCGTGAGCTAATTGGTGTTTATGACCGTCCGCTCGTCATGAGTATTTTTAAAGGAATGATCGGCAAGGGTCTGGATGAATTTGAACAACAGCTTTATGCGCAAGCCTGTGGCGGCGTTGACCTTGTTAAAGATGATGAAATTTTGTTTGATAACCCTCTTACGCCGTTTGAAGAGCGTGTTAAACGAGGAAAACGCATACTCGACCAAGTTGAACAGGAAACCGGCAAGCGGGTATTATACGCTGTTAATCTAAGTGGCCGTACCTATGAATTACGAGAAAAAGCACGTCAAGCTAAGCAGCTCGGTGCATCAGCACTCTTGCTTAATGTGTTCGCTTATGGACTAGATGTGCTACAAGCCCTCGCAGAAGATCCTGACATTCAACTACCGATTATGGCTCATCCAGCAGTATCTGGAGCATTAACGGCTTCAGATGAGTATGGCATTTCTAACAAAGTATTGCTAGGTACACTGTTACGGGCGGCAGGCGCTGACCTTGTCCTATTTCCATCCCCATACGGAAATGTTGCCCTAAAGAAAAAGGAAACAACGGCAATCGCATCTGCTTTAACTGAATCAACGGTTTATCGCCCTTCTTTTCCTGTTCCATCCGCAGGAATTCATCCAGGGCTTGTTCCTCAATTGGTTGAAGATTTCGGAAAAGAATCTGTTATTAATGCTGGAGGCGGTGTTCACGGGCATCCTCATGGTGCTGCCGCTGGTGCAACAGCTTTTCGTCAAGCTATTGATGCAGTTTTAACCAATTCCCAGTTAACCGATGCCGCCTATAAAAAGACTGAACTCGCGGCAGCTCTTGAACAGTGGGGAGGAAAAGGATGA
- the mtnK gene encoding S-methyl-5-thioribose kinase, producing MTKQEWPAAIMTETEVVTYVKEAFGFFNKDARLVCKEIGDGNLNYVFRVHDEESKQSLIVKQAGPVSRLSDEFVVSPDRNRIETDILRLQGKLAPGFVPKVYHYDRDKNCVVMEDLSDFTILRTALLNRQQFPQLAEHLSTFLVETLVSTSDLVLDHKAKKELVKSYTNPELCEITEDLVYTEPFFPHPRNDVFQGTKSFVEKEIWGDRQLALETAKLKFQFLTNAQALLHGDLHTGSIFVTSLETKVIDPEFAFYGPAGYDIGNIIANFIFAYTNSVYTSEGEEAFQDYLLHTIETLVDQFRKKFITAFQEKTTERVAHYEGFLEHYLQSVLEDAVAVVGLELCRRIIGIAKVVDLTSIADSQARSEAEIACLTLGKTFILNRSDYQTGHGIVEAIRGVGSYVNHSIS from the coding sequence ATGACGAAACAAGAATGGCCGGCAGCCATTATGACAGAAACAGAAGTGGTTACGTATGTAAAAGAAGCGTTTGGTTTTTTTAATAAGGATGCTCGCCTTGTCTGCAAGGAAATTGGAGATGGTAACTTAAATTATGTGTTTCGTGTGCATGATGAAGAGAGTAAGCAGTCATTAATTGTTAAGCAAGCAGGACCGGTTTCGCGTCTTTCGGATGAATTCGTTGTCTCTCCAGATCGCAATCGAATAGAGACGGATATACTTCGGTTGCAAGGGAAGCTCGCTCCTGGGTTTGTACCGAAAGTATACCATTATGATCGGGACAAGAACTGCGTCGTTATGGAAGATTTATCGGATTTTACAATCTTACGAACCGCTTTATTAAACAGACAACAATTCCCTCAGCTCGCTGAACACCTCTCAACATTTCTTGTGGAAACCCTTGTGTCAACGTCTGATCTTGTTCTGGATCACAAAGCAAAAAAAGAACTAGTAAAATCCTATACAAATCCAGAATTATGCGAAATTACAGAAGATCTTGTTTACACGGAACCTTTTTTTCCACATCCACGAAACGATGTTTTTCAAGGAACAAAGTCTTTTGTTGAAAAAGAAATTTGGGGAGATCGACAATTAGCTCTGGAAACAGCGAAGCTTAAATTCCAGTTCCTGACGAATGCGCAAGCGTTACTCCATGGTGATTTACATACAGGCTCCATTTTTGTTACATCATTAGAAACAAAAGTCATTGACCCTGAATTTGCTTTTTATGGACCAGCTGGCTATGACATTGGCAACATTATCGCAAACTTTATTTTTGCGTATACGAACAGTGTCTACACAAGTGAAGGGGAAGAAGCATTTCAAGACTATCTTCTACACACAATTGAAACATTAGTTGATCAGTTTAGAAAGAAGTTTATTACGGCGTTTCAGGAGAAAACAACAGAAAGAGTGGCTCACTATGAAGGGTTTCTAGAACACTACTTACAAAGTGTTTTAGAAGATGCGGTAGCGGTTGTAGGTTTGGAACTATGTCGCCGAATCATTGGCATTGCAAAAGTCGTGGACCTAACAAGTATCGCAGACAGTCAAGCCCGTAGTGAAGCTGAAATCGCATGCTTAACCCTAGGAAAGACGTTTATTTTAAATCGTAGCGATTATCAAACAGGTCATGGGATTGTCGAAGCGATTAGAGGAGTCGGAAGCTATGTCAACCATTCAATCAGTTAA
- the mtnA gene encoding S-methyl-5-thioribose-1-phosphate isomerase codes for MSTIQSVKLTSEDTLVILDQTLLPGEIVYRTLTTQEDVWQAIVALQVRGAPAIGIAAAYGAYVELVRHPYVTVAELRHTFANVKAYLLSSRPTAVNLAWALERLEKIVQQSWGRVEDVLQAVREEAEAIRTEDAQVCEAIGRHTLTLLKKEDGILTHCNAGGIATAKYGTALAPLFLGNEQNYSFRVYADETRPLLQGARLTAWELQQANIDVTLICDNMASIVMQQGKINAVLVGCDRVAANGDTANKIGTSGLAILANHYGIPFYVCAPTSTIDWSCRTGADIEIEERSGIEITDSWYEQPMAPPAVKTYNPAFDVTDNALITAIITEHGIVRPAYKENLAGHLQVT; via the coding sequence ATGTCAACCATTCAATCAGTTAAGTTAACGAGTGAAGATACACTCGTCATCCTTGATCAAACGCTTCTGCCAGGCGAAATCGTGTATCGAACATTAACAACACAAGAAGATGTTTGGCAAGCCATTGTTGCCTTGCAAGTGAGAGGAGCACCAGCTATCGGGATTGCCGCGGCTTATGGTGCCTACGTGGAACTCGTCCGGCATCCTTACGTTACAGTTGCTGAGCTTCGGCATACGTTTGCTAATGTAAAAGCATACCTTCTTTCATCTCGTCCGACTGCGGTAAACTTGGCATGGGCGCTAGAACGGTTGGAGAAGATTGTTCAGCAGTCGTGGGGAAGAGTAGAAGACGTACTACAAGCGGTTCGTGAAGAAGCGGAAGCCATTCGTACAGAAGATGCACAAGTTTGCGAAGCCATTGGCAGGCATACCCTTACACTACTAAAAAAAGAAGATGGGATCTTAACCCACTGTAATGCAGGTGGCATTGCAACAGCAAAATATGGAACTGCCCTTGCACCACTTTTTCTTGGGAATGAACAAAACTATTCCTTTCGTGTGTATGCTGATGAAACACGACCACTCCTTCAAGGAGCACGGCTTACCGCTTGGGAACTTCAGCAAGCGAACATTGATGTGACATTAATTTGTGATAATATGGCGTCAATTGTTATGCAGCAAGGCAAAATTAATGCTGTACTTGTCGGCTGTGACAGAGTCGCTGCTAATGGGGACACAGCAAATAAAATCGGCACGTCAGGATTAGCGATACTCGCCAACCATTACGGCATCCCCTTTTACGTCTGTGCACCCACATCCACCATTGATTGGAGCTGTCGAACAGGAGCGGACATTGAAATTGAAGAGCGTTCAGGTATAGAAATAACCGATTCTTGGTATGAACAGCCGATGGCGCCACCGGCTGTAAAGACATACAACCCAGCTTTTGACGTAACAGACAACGCGTTAATTACAGCCATTATTACGGAGCATGGCATTGTTCGACCGGCATATAAAGAAAACCTTGCCGGACACCTTCAAGTGACCTGA
- a CDS encoding DUF6792 domain-containing protein translates to MTNDELLKKDEVWLRITQLEYKMKDGMSKEEFEKEVRRIYIEETGEELPADMKVYTSNESNDLESDYDGTAIYFENEEKNINQLYVISQGSNDQGDWLYNAIGLFQGKDASQAIDTDTFVDEAKRAFNINDEEMLTVGLGHSLANNNNLTAQVLNESFDKIYGVNGAQINAYQLYNIDDHFYREVNQNFNLPRTNKNAIYTLPPHEFEQFAIEYIEEKIDTGSIYQLRSINDPLYALMENTRGFVTVPIDAKEGIVTNKNYAGLSPLFANLPDEEIAKWQTIFMPAADAYVTDGVDGALGVLEDMTGLKRTVFDDVSELQADFQKLMESETIDLDEYPAFMRGEMARSHALGQVGAKIPQAFDLLSKALTEFDHIKQFQRNIGPIIETVQGLNDSAEEVFGYLVEAGYIDEASKDNIVKELNGLTESLEILNDYEHLEDVYKEYPHLMRDGGSGLLGSDLAFLLLLIEHGEKLSGHWQALEKELQEVMSEIGHSHSIHELLNALNAENGVSYSNNEMILSTQHGGEEIRVNLSTTVEAYYNGLTIVEQQQEQVQAFVRLYEHEVVEDVETRKKVLVQAFDDMESNPKGYQHLLNKSHAPVGSRMERIVVHDQIGGIALPEGPVWEAALVEQLEKQRTFLEKMREGIEEIFDEEHNVAAIFTLSG, encoded by the coding sequence ATGACGAATGACGAATTATTAAAAAAAGACGAAGTTTGGCTTCGTATTACTCAGTTGGAATACAAGATGAAAGATGGAATGTCAAAAGAGGAATTTGAAAAAGAAGTGCGGCGAATTTATATAGAGGAAACGGGCGAAGAGCTCCCAGCAGACATGAAAGTGTACACTTCAAATGAAAGTAACGATTTGGAATCAGATTACGATGGAACAGCAATTTATTTTGAGAACGAAGAGAAAAACATCAATCAGCTTTACGTAATATCACAAGGCTCTAATGATCAGGGGGATTGGCTGTATAATGCGATTGGCCTGTTCCAAGGAAAAGACGCATCTCAGGCAATTGATACCGATACTTTTGTTGATGAAGCAAAAAGGGCGTTTAATATAAACGATGAAGAAATGTTGACAGTCGGTCTAGGTCACTCGCTCGCCAATAATAATAATTTAACGGCTCAAGTGTTGAATGAAAGTTTTGACAAGATTTATGGGGTTAATGGCGCGCAAATAAATGCATATCAACTTTACAATATTGATGACCATTTTTATAGAGAAGTCAATCAAAACTTCAATCTACCAAGAACAAACAAAAATGCCATCTACACCCTTCCCCCTCATGAATTCGAACAATTTGCCATCGAGTACATAGAAGAAAAAATCGACACCGGTTCCATTTACCAACTTCGTTCGATTAATGACCCCCTTTATGCGTTGATGGAAAATACGCGAGGATTTGTGACGGTTCCGATCGACGCGAAAGAGGGGATTGTAACGAACAAAAATTATGCAGGGCTGTCGCCGCTTTTTGCCAATTTGCCAGATGAGGAAATCGCTAAGTGGCAAACGATTTTTATGCCGGCCGCTGATGCGTATGTAACTGATGGGGTAGATGGTGCACTTGGAGTGCTAGAAGACATGACGGGTCTCAAACGGACGGTGTTTGATGATGTTAGCGAGTTGCAAGCTGATTTTCAAAAGTTAATGGAATCGGAAACGATTGATTTAGATGAGTACCCTGCCTTTATGCGGGGAGAGATGGCTCGTTCCCATGCGCTTGGGCAAGTAGGGGCGAAAATTCCACAAGCTTTTGATTTGTTAAGCAAGGCATTGACAGAGTTTGACCATATCAAACAATTCCAGCGGAACATAGGGCCGATCATAGAGACAGTTCAAGGCTTAAACGATTCGGCTGAAGAGGTGTTCGGGTATTTGGTTGAGGCTGGCTACATTGATGAGGCTTCGAAAGACAACATTGTCAAAGAATTGAATGGATTGACCGAGTCTTTGGAAATCCTTAATGATTATGAGCATCTTGAAGATGTGTATAAAGAATATCCGCATTTAATGCGAGATGGAGGAAGTGGACTATTAGGAAGTGACTTGGCTTTTTTGTTGCTCTTAATTGAACATGGCGAAAAATTATCTGGCCATTGGCAGGCGTTAGAAAAGGAATTGCAGGAAGTCATGAGTGAAATTGGTCATAGCCACAGTATCCATGAATTGTTGAATGCGCTGAATGCAGAAAACGGAGTCTCGTACTCGAACAATGAAATGATCTTGAGCACTCAGCACGGAGGCGAGGAGATCCGTGTTAATTTAAGTACTACGGTCGAAGCGTATTACAACGGTCTAACGATTGTGGAGCAACAACAAGAACAAGTACAAGCGTTTGTGCGTCTGTATGAGCATGAGGTCGTAGAGGATGTCGAAACCCGAAAAAAGGTGCTTGTCCAAGCGTTTGATGATATGGAAAGCAATCCTAAGGGCTATCAGCACTTGTTAAATAAAAGCCATGCGCCTGTAGGCAGCCGTATGGAGCGAATTGTCGTGCATGACCAAATTGGCGGAATCGCATTACCTGAAGGACCAGTGTGGGAAGCGGCTTTGGTGGAGCAACTGGAAAAGCAACGCACATTTCTTGAAAAGATGCGCGAAGGGATCGAAGAGATTTTTGATGAAGAACATAACGTTGCCGCGATTTTTACACTTTCGGGGTAA
- a CDS encoding phosphotransferase — translation MSTTGMKASINQDTLVNCVSQQLKRSLTKGELEWNVQALSGEVNFTTQGIYRVFGSALKKIKWSLIIKVIQEVEDKRNPQHHNYWKREALIHQTSILNRYSNVIKSPTCYEVEEKSDGTIWFWMEEVNGVHKQFSKEDFAVIAKSIGHFNGTYVNGPAHDEEWICRSWLASWIKSSQKYAMQVNGLVDSNRLSEQVNDRLRAYLSLTSNMDKQLNVLKALPRVLAHQDLSKGNIFVNQEQVTLIDWQFMSLSGVGEDLGKLFGVMLSQEAIPIQEAEEYQKLLLHSYVDGLAETGNQLNEALIRYGFFTSFALRCVWEVPKLVELHIKQQNNCSEYERLLSLTSYQLKVYREIMRFPLVI, via the coding sequence ATGTCTACAACTGGCATGAAAGCAAGTATCAATCAAGATACGTTAGTGAATTGTGTGAGTCAGCAGCTTAAGCGCTCTTTAACAAAAGGAGAGCTTGAATGGAACGTACAAGCTTTATCGGGAGAAGTGAATTTTACAACGCAAGGCATTTACCGTGTTTTTGGCTCGGCCCTTAAAAAGATAAAATGGTCGCTTATAATAAAAGTGATTCAAGAAGTAGAGGATAAACGGAACCCGCAGCACCATAATTATTGGAAACGAGAGGCTCTTATCCATCAAACCAGTATCCTTAATCGTTATTCGAATGTCATAAAAAGCCCAACCTGTTATGAGGTCGAGGAAAAAAGTGATGGTACGATTTGGTTTTGGATGGAAGAAGTGAATGGAGTTCATAAGCAGTTCTCGAAGGAAGATTTTGCTGTTATAGCGAAATCAATCGGACACTTTAACGGAACGTACGTAAATGGTCCTGCTCACGACGAGGAATGGATTTGTCGGTCTTGGCTGGCATCTTGGATTAAAAGCAGTCAGAAGTACGCAATGCAAGTGAACGGGCTTGTCGATTCAAATCGGTTGAGTGAACAGGTGAACGATAGGTTACGAGCGTACCTCTCATTAACTTCTAACATGGATAAACAGTTGAATGTATTGAAAGCGCTTCCTAGAGTGCTTGCCCATCAAGACTTGAGTAAAGGAAATATATTTGTTAATCAGGAGCAAGTGACACTGATTGATTGGCAGTTTATGAGTCTTTCAGGAGTAGGAGAAGATTTAGGGAAGTTGTTTGGCGTTATGCTGAGTCAAGAAGCTATTCCTATTCAAGAAGCGGAAGAATACCAAAAGCTTTTGCTTCATTCTTACGTAGATGGATTGGCAGAGACAGGTAATCAACTAAACGAAGCACTTATTCGATATGGCTTTTTTACGTCATTTGCTTTGAGATGTGTATGGGAAGTACCGAAACTTGTTGAACTTCACATAAAACAGCAAAACAACTGTAGCGAATATGAGCGTTTATTGAGCCTAACGAGCTATCAGCTAAAGGTTTATAGAGAGATTATGCGATTTCCTCTAGTCATCTAG
- a CDS encoding Cof-type HAD-IIB family hydrolase, protein MTYDIVFFDVDGTLTNNQTGCIPESSKKSIHTLLNQGTRVVAATGRPLSMCEELKKLGITTFITANGGLVTHQNDVIYSQCMNVKTVQAIENFARQHQHALSFYSHTFHMNGFQNEKITQALQETLSLATNPPIRQKDTLLPVHLLCLFGDERIEQLYKTAFPLLQFKRWHPYILNVLETDISKARAIESVLHYFHLDRSRAIAFGDGDNDIEMLSYVSVGVAMENGSHGIKQVADYITKSSSENGIEHALKYFSLIPS, encoded by the coding sequence ATGACTTACGACATCGTCTTTTTTGACGTTGATGGGACGCTCACGAACAATCAAACCGGATGCATACCTGAGTCTTCCAAAAAATCAATTCACACATTACTAAATCAAGGGACACGCGTCGTGGCTGCCACTGGTCGACCATTATCTATGTGTGAAGAGTTAAAGAAGCTCGGTATCACGACGTTTATCACTGCAAATGGAGGGCTTGTTACACATCAAAACGACGTCATTTACAGTCAATGCATGAATGTAAAGACGGTGCAGGCGATTGAAAACTTCGCACGGCAACACCAGCACGCCTTATCGTTTTACAGTCACACGTTTCATATGAATGGTTTTCAAAATGAGAAAATAACACAAGCCTTACAGGAAACTCTATCACTCGCTACCAATCCACCAATCCGACAAAAAGATACTCTTTTACCTGTCCATTTGCTTTGTCTATTTGGAGATGAACGAATTGAACAGCTCTACAAGACAGCGTTCCCATTGCTGCAGTTCAAGCGCTGGCATCCTTACATTTTAAATGTGTTGGAAACAGATATTAGTAAAGCACGGGCTATCGAAAGCGTGTTACATTACTTTCACCTTGACCGTTCTCGTGCAATTGCTTTTGGAGATGGGGACAATGATATAGAAATGTTATCTTATGTTTCCGTTGGAGTTGCAATGGAAAACGGTTCTCATGGGATAAAACAAGTTGCCGATTACATTACTAAGTCTTCTTCAGAAAACGGTATTGAGCATGCATTAAAGTATTTTTCCCTTATTCCTTCATGA
- a CDS encoding aminoglycoside phosphotransferase family protein, with amino-acid sequence MRQCDSTLPIYKLEHIQSGWDHTILFVNDTLVFRFPKKRGLETALHRELELNRALQARQPSLSVPKLTPLFIEETLVGLSYPLIAGVPVKTIEEQVTLSTTDCQHIGNFLTALHHITVDELPNLHAIHSHSFWKTLYNHLQQIIFPQLETNIIRAIDVVFETFLETLSTDTRLLVPIHGDLTTANMIYSQSEQKLVGIIDFTDAQLSDPAFDFAGLYWTYGLDTVLSVLRYYKTDECKQGIVERVKRFYGLQPLFHHLLYLHEQKELDKASPFVNRFLKLKKLGGFK; translated from the coding sequence ATTAGACAATGCGATTCTACCCTACCAATTTATAAGCTAGAACATATACAATCAGGTTGGGATCATACCATCTTGTTTGTAAATGACACTCTTGTGTTTCGTTTTCCTAAAAAAAGAGGTTTAGAGACGGCACTACATAGGGAGTTAGAGTTAAACCGCGCTTTACAAGCAAGACAACCTAGCTTGTCTGTTCCAAAACTGACTCCACTCTTTATAGAAGAGACTTTAGTTGGCCTTTCCTATCCTCTTATTGCTGGTGTTCCAGTCAAAACCATTGAAGAACAAGTCACACTTTCAACAACGGATTGTCAGCACATAGGGAATTTCTTAACAGCTTTACATCATATCACTGTTGATGAACTGCCTAATTTACATGCCATTCATAGTCATTCGTTTTGGAAAACTCTGTATAATCACTTGCAACAGATCATCTTTCCACAGCTCGAAACCAACATCATCCGTGCGATAGACGTTGTATTTGAGACTTTCTTAGAAACATTATCAACAGACACTCGGCTATTAGTGCCCATTCACGGAGACCTTACAACGGCTAACATGATCTATAGCCAAAGCGAACAAAAGTTAGTCGGAATCATTGATTTTACAGACGCACAATTAAGTGATCCCGCTTTTGATTTTGCTGGTCTTTATTGGACATATGGTCTTGATACGGTTCTTTCTGTATTACGTTATTACAAAACAGATGAATGCAAGCAAGGCATCGTTGAACGAGTAAAACGGTTTTATGGACTTCAACCACTTTTCCACCATCTACTTTACTTGCACGAACAAAAAGAGCTAGACAAAGCTAGCCCTTTTGTTAACCGTTTTCTTAAATTAAAAAAATTGGGAGGGTTTAAATGA
- a CDS encoding GntR family transcriptional regulator, with product MNIILSNASQEPIYVQIKNQIKQSILRGELMEGDPLPSMRKLAKELQISVITTKRAYEELERDGFIISYVGKGSFIAGQNQDLIQERRLQMVEQGLAEIVKESKNLDISLHQLQELLVMLYEEEE from the coding sequence ATGAATATTATCTTATCAAATGCGTCACAAGAACCAATCTATGTGCAAATTAAAAATCAAATTAAACAAAGCATATTGAGAGGGGAGTTGATGGAAGGCGACCCGCTACCTTCCATGCGAAAACTAGCTAAAGAATTACAAATTAGTGTCATCACGACAAAGCGCGCATACGAAGAATTAGAGCGAGACGGCTTTATCATTTCGTATGTTGGAAAAGGGTCATTTATAGCAGGACAAAATCAAGATCTCATTCAAGAGAGGCGTTTGCAAATGGTTGAACAAGGCTTGGCGGAAATTGTGAAAGAAAGTAAAAATCTAGATATTTCTCTTCATCAACTTCAAGAATTACTGGTAATGCTATATGAGGAGGAAGAGTAA